The following are encoded together in the Coffea arabica cultivar ET-39 chromosome 1c, Coffea Arabica ET-39 HiFi, whole genome shotgun sequence genome:
- the LOC113712378 gene encoding cytochrome P450 81Q32-like, producing the protein MIMEVIYSILVLSFLVVLVAIKHLQENKRTLKPPSPPALPILGHLHLLKAAPHRALQLLSIKYGPLISLRFGIRPILVVSSPSLAEECFSKTNDVIFANRPGSISGKILGYNNSTIGFSPYGDHWRNLRRVTTIHIFSSASLHNFSSIWTEEIRFSVRKLFSMNSDDKVWKDVNMNSVFLDLVFNVIMKMLAGKKWPSDKTADLFSLISFMGICDYVPVLRWIGFRGLEKNLSNLQQKRDKLFRDLIDQTRKKEGEGGSCSTEQRRTVIQALLSLQDAEPEFLTDETVKGIILIMFTAGVHTSALTMEWAMSLMLNHPQVLKKARSEIDNNVTQSGQLIEDSDLSKLPYLRCIIKETLRLFPAAPTLLPHYSSEDCTIGGFKVPKGTTLLVNAWAIHRDPKVWEEPAKFKPERFEGINEGACDEGFKFIPFGKGRRACPGAALGMRFISLTLGTMLQCFDWERVGPQLVDLEEKSGITLDKAKPLEALFRPRSSMIELVSQL; encoded by the exons ATGATCATGGAAGTCATCTATAGCATCCTAGTTCTCAGTTTCTTGGTAGTCTTAGTTGCTATAAAACAccttcaagaaaacaagagaactCTAAAGCCTCCAAGTCCACCAGCTCTCCCAATTCTAGGCCATCTGCACCTCCTGAAAGCTGCCCCTCACCGTGCTCTTCAACTTCTCTCCATCAAATACGGCCCCCTGATTTCCCTTCGATTTGGGATTCGTCCTATACTTGTTGTTTCCTCACCATCTCTTGCAGAGGAATGCTTCAGTAAGACTAATGATGTTATCTTTGCTAACCGACCAGGGTCCATTTCTGGCAAAATCCTTGGCTACAACAACAGTACTATCGGATTCTCTCCTTATGGAGACCACTGGCGAAATCTCCGCCGTGTTACCACCATCCATATTTTTTCTTCCGCTAGTCTCCACAACTTTTCCTCAATCTGGACAGAGGAAATCCGTTTCAGTGTCAGGAAATTGTTCTCAATGAACTCTGATGACAAAGTGTGGAAAGATGTAAACATGAACTCTGTGTTCTTGGATTTGGTATTCAATGTGATCATGAAAATGCTTGCAGGAAAAAAATGGCCATCTGATAAAACAGCTGATTTGTTTTCGCTGATCTCCTTCATGGGTATTTGTGATTATGTCCCTGTCTTGAGATGGATTGGATTTCGAGGGTTGGAGAAAAATTTGAGCAATTTACAGCAAAAGAGGGACAAATTATTCAGGGATCTCATTGATCAAACTAGGAAAAAGGAAGGTGAAGGTGGCTCATGCTCGACTGAGCAGAGAAGAACTGTTATCCAAGCATTGCTGTCCCTTCAAGATGCTGAACCTGAATTCTTAACTGATGAAACTGTCAAAGGGATCATACTA ATTATGTTCACTGCTGGAGTACACACTTCAGCTCTGACCATGGAGTGGGCTATGTCCCTTATGCTAAACCACCCCCAGGTattgaagaaggcaaggagtgAAATAGACAACAACGTTACACAATCAGGGCAATTGATTGAGGATTCAGATCTCTCCAAATTGCCATATTTGCGTTGCATAATCAAAGAAACACTTAGACTTTTTCCTGCAGCACCAACTCTTTTGCCTCATTATTCATCTGAGGATTGCACCATAGGAGGCTTCAAAGTTCCTAAAGGCACAACTTTGTTAGTAAATGCTTGGGCTATTCACAGAGATCCGAAGGTTTGGGAAGAGCCAGCCAAGTTTAAGCCAGAAAGGTTTGAGGGAATTAATGAAGGGGCTTGCGATGAAGGGTTCAAATTTATTCCATTTGGAAAAGGTAGGAGGGCTTGTCCAGGTGCTGCCTTAGGCATGAGATTTATTAGCCTGACGTTGGGAACAATGCTACAATGTTTTGATTGGGAAAGAGTAGGGCCTCAATTGGTGGATTTAGAAGAAAAATCTGGTATAACTTTGGACAAGGCCAAGCCTTTGGAAGCATTGTTCAGGCCACGCTCATCCATGATTGAATTGGTTTCTCAGCTTTGA